Proteins from a single region of Lasioglossum baleicum chromosome 1, iyLasBale1, whole genome shotgun sequence:
- the Nocte gene encoding no circadian temperature entrainment isoform X7: MSTLSGLASKGEKGKSKFQSLDINSLYRECRGESLEQQQQKNTLPRKHGMQSLGKVPSARRPPANLPSLKSEHSSSDPAVSLVPSGGSGWATTKDTTTTTTTITTTTTTTSPDTTASNSSPAQCVAGTPAPASLHPLLPGQQTISQSSYSSDANIKSSWSAIMSRSGDGGASAGQQHIQQQQSTNRELSAQYGPGPSLRPQTEGSWIQGGSRTASGAGLGTAGPGTGTTSGVQGPPLNTAVSGGGHVDVSGGRQNLVQSPNMAMAQGGPHNAPNSQSALNSGAQIGPNLHHYRGFIPPFMYRGNFPGGFPSQFPSNTGPSGPRPRFNYPAERFPAPPPRQQEREQRVPEEEIVTRPIIKEEDLTRMDDISRDAGWAEQDDIDYNKKLTFSDDETDSEPMKKDEKKDNTEEKTEETLAEDRDNKTRDNRDIHDNRESKESREQPVHRTWTHSSLPRDYRGSNGSSSYNNNQSQLHLAHTLRGVEDDEGWNEKRRVVRVEVASVTERAQQRKEEVEKMYEESSRQAAAKKQQDVEQKLKEKQSIEPKSLISVPPVPIPVPEWERERENRDRERSCAGSSEGKGGDDKPLARESRENRDAPKYSRDSRDQLMSDFRQVDRQSFMRQQDGVRSERERDRERERERERERERERERDRDRDRDRDRDRDRDRDRDRDRDRDQRDARDREHMPSFSRSFQCNLPPRFQKQQAERSNAGFNRISPSTERSSAQTVSFSGQYEPSRWLHSHSSLIDNSLKQSHGTVPPQRRSRTDPDISVSMEDERPPSRDYRGSFLREDRYRHSSHRPYDARKPSGGGSGGGGGYSDEYTRNYRDHDYEDRHSRDSWERERYYDDNKDRDSKDNLEARDVRENRDARDSRATRDIRETRERDTKLKKDYDNYLKDSFEERDRDRDRERDRDRDRDRDRVRERERELVERDRERDRDRDRDRERERDRERDRERDRERDRDRDRGERDRDQRERSESVEWREERIMQDRSIDNRRDTQRDDRVERNERPQRPDSRDSRTSRESKTSLREDDSHKLRDCSSWANEVADYEENKRDVYMHEDNRERERDRRQPLGPVTKERIEADELKGEKRNLTQLKRASSEHDKKDSAKESAIEAKKDADVWSWKLERTSDNNRTVDRGDNSPKAWADAVSPTFEKEEEKSLESIKNDKEADELKQNLEKLSLEKRGEGVLLNEDTMADQQAKEEKREKSIRNRTSSGGSNSRARESRGGRQWAGSYGTSYARGGGWRSSESRGRRGVHRTTGRPASARSGSYGHTDSENSGDEISCSTESGKEEKKSARSPKPNQKAEKEERNREVSSREEKRADYSQPQPQLQSQSQAQTQTQPQSQPQPQPQPQPQSQRSEKRTYESKSNHEGFAPSGEPSRHGRGGVRMRSATSTGNRMEGYGPPSSKSPFSCERTGDEKRLERQERQESSSSLRQNPALSTPISEKEPTGLACLQLESTDDKIIAKQQALTAGITGKRAKSPIQQPQQQHQQAQQPCNKQDINHTSNNAVPQKLHARKEESSRSKRTRSASRRGRDNRESRYRGSSSNVSKQNSSDIGNEDWESTSENSEEHVEEHKEVRNSRKQFGTRTNSGGSQNAVGSNVGHPRRNEQPPGGNQREQREKPAKSSNSTSRAPGAEKRNLQNLGFANQKNHASSIPPLMQSTQVQNGRSRSQTSGGGNATILSKSSAKDTTVNRIDEIKLSDPNLVNQALNDMNKKSQIKEKKITLDYEMEPSNCAEDGSSLTEKKSIDSDGFQEVRSKKNVKESRHGQKEETKPLKREKEKDRERDRSKSKANGGGSQTASSLQQVQNVPSLLSQTIPQPASMLQKQHDRRRGPKLAPRFQKQLAKQQQQQMCTSEPNDPSKPSNSSNAYSGKDSSSGGPAPPPSVNAWDKPFTSQLRSTSPSAVSADLPLMAGMSSQNDHSHGHGHGHGHGHVHVHGHGHEINEQTNSGNSSQRNSPNGEKPGSCSAGAGSGGSGSGGVGGTGSGGKTLKEQHSEKNSVPDVSSPPVQTLIFENTNYSKTTKSTPSDLAVKTKFPSHMKNQQQQQRVEKRADLDDESGGGSGGPSGMPQQQQQQQQSLPVAFSNKPNDLMKDKNQEPIQMPLSFNKNEDNADMKLDFTFDSDLSQLTEDKNKSLGMARSMHMATGQSTISPSTAELNLKIASVKKVWENVPPMPTVVEHEDGNVVSSANTFPQAFESADVDDSYSPHQQYNQNNMKSEITTSTNVCKLVPPQVKPQQQSSGSSSGQSGSTVPGPSPIGAGQSPIGHPPVSLQGPLSPPPFNSTGQPSHINYQEFPQYPASQAAQYGSMSAIPSPPAVLFNTGSGQLPAQAGGLYGTFQLDQSRSPFTQYPPYAPSLQNSFSQQNLYLQQPPPPPPHAPNAPTPEMYQSNLSQYRITAAAAPPFGQNQQLSNNPNTVLISSSSNSLMSASVKPSSQPIGAIGTKAPHFQAPSAPQPNPLTYIPYDPNQVLGVSGSYMGNSQLVQRPGPNVQASANSYYSATSADVFTGSQTGFYQPGGATQQTGTHYGMQGFGQHSQNLATGSATPVGLQNFSSGFLSSSGLQIAAAAAAQQFRNPTGGLPGPANAGPTFLSKHQPQEQPRQLKSPSGNQQDVLASVFSSTPQIPSPKSRNCKQQSSSQQPQPSPTQHHKYQQYQGVSQSALVSSYSNYK, encoded by the exons ATGTCTACTCTGTCAGGGCTTGCGTCGAAGGGGGAGAAAGGAAAATCCAAGTTCCAATCATTAGACATCAATAGTTTATACAGAGAGTGTAGA GGTGAATCTTTGGAGCAACAGCAGCAAAAGAATACATTACCACGCAAACATGGAATGCAAAGTCTTGGAAAGGTGCCTTCGGCACGGCGACCTCCTGCCAATCTGCCCAGTTTGAAAAGTGAACATAGTAGTAGCGATCCAGCTGTGAGTCTCGTACCAAGCGGAGGAAGTGGTTGGGCTACTACCAaagatacaacaacaacaaccactACCATTACAACCACCACAACTACAACTTCACCGGATACAACTGCT TCAAATTCTTCACCGGCACAATGTGTAGCGGGGACTCCTGCACCAGCATCGCTACATCCTCTACTGCCAGGACAACAAACCATTTCTCAGTCTTCGTACAGTTCCGACGCGAACATCAAATCATCATGGAGCGCAATAATGAGCAGATCAGGAGATg GCGGTGCATCGGCAGGTCAGCAACATATCCAACAACAGCAGTCGACAAATCGGGAATTAAGTGCTCAATACGGACCCGGCCCAAGTTTACGCCCACAAA CGGAAGGAAGTTGGATACAAGGTGGAAGTCGTACGGCCAGTGGTGCAGGGTTGGGAACGGCTGGTCCCGGCACTGGGACCACTTCGGGGGTCCAGGGCCCCCCATTGAATACAGCTGTTTCTGGAGGAGGACATGTCGATGTGTCTGGCGGACGACAGAACTTGGTCCAATCTCCCAACATGGCCATGGCCCAGGGAGGCCCTCATAATGCTCCGAACAGTCAGAGCGCTTTAAACTCTGGCGCTCAAATTGGTCCAAATTTACATCACTACAGAGGATTTATTCCTCCGTTT ATGTATCGGGGAAACTTTCCTGGTGGATTTCCCTCGCAGTTTCCATCGAATACCGGCCCCAGTGGACCCAGACCACGATTTAATTACCCGGCGGAACGATTTCCTGCCCCACCTCCGCGTCAACAGGAACGCGAACAACGTGTTCCCGAGGAAGAGATCGTTACGCGACCAATTATCAAAGAGGAAGATCTTACCCGAATGGATGATATTTCCCGTGATGCCGGTTGGGCAGAACAAGACGACATCGATTATAACAAGAAACTTACTTTTAGCGATGACGAAACCGATTCCGAACCAATGAAGAAAGATGAGAAAAAGGATAATACGGAGGAGAAAACCGAAGAGACTTTAGCGGAAGACAGAGATAATAAAACTCGAGATAACCGTGATATTCACGACAATCGCGAGTCAAAGGAATCCCGAGAACAACCGGTTCATCGTACATGGACTCACAGTTCTTTGCCGCGTGATTATCGTGGGTCCAATGGGTCCAGTAGTTACAACAACAATCAATCACAATTACATTTGGCACACACTTTGAGAG GCGTAGAAGACGATGAAGGATGGAACGAGAAACGACGAGTGGTGAGAGTCGAGGTGGCATCGGTTACCGAACGTGCTCAGCAACGCAAAGAGGAAGTGGAGAAAATGTACGAAGAATCGAGTAGACAAGCGGCGGCCAAGAAACAACAAGACGTCGagcaaaaattgaaagaaaaacaGTCGATCGAACCGAAGAGTTTGATAAGTGTTCCACCGGTTCCGATCCCGGTACCAGAATGGGAACGCGAAAGGGAGAACAGAGATCGGGAACGGTCATGCGCTGGATCTTCTGAGGGGAAAGGTGGAGACGACAAGCCATTGGCCCGCGAATCTCGTGAGAACAGAGATGCTCCAAAGTATAGCAGAGACTCGCGAGACCAGCTGATGTCCGATTTCCGACAAGTCGATCGACAAAGTTTCATGAGGCAACAGGACGGTGTGCGCAGTGAACGGGAAAGAGATCGCGAACGTGAACGTGAACGCGAACGTGAACGCGAAAGAGAACGCGAACGGGACCGTGATCGCGACCGCGACCGTGATCGTGACCGCGATCGTGACCGCGATCGCGATCGTGACCGTGATCGCGATCAGAGAGACGCGAGAGATCGCGAACACATGCCGTCGTTCTCCCGTTCCTTTCAATGCAACTTACCGCCACGATTTCAAAAGCAACAAGCCGAGAGAAGCAACGCTGGATTCAATCGAATTTCACCGAGTACCGAGAGATCGTCTGCCCAGACTGTTTCATTCTCTGGACAATATGAGCCCAGCAGATGGCTTCACAGTCACAGTTCTTTAA TAGATAACAGCTTGAAGCAGTCCCACGGCACCGTTCCGCCCCAACGCCGAAGCAGAACGGATCCCGACATTTCGGTTTCGATGGAGGACGAGCGACCTCCGTCCCGAGATTACCGTGGATCTTTCCTTCGGGAGGATCGGTATCGTCATTCCTCGCATCGGCCTTACGATGCCCGAAAACCAAGCGGTGGCGGCAGCGGCGGCGGTGGTGGCTACAGCGATGAATACACCCGCAATTACAGAGATCACGATTACGAGGACAGACATTCTCGCGATTCCTGGGAACGCGAAAGATACTACGACGATAACAAAGATCGCGATTCAAAGGACAACCTGGAGGCGAGAGACGTCCGAGAGAATCGAGATGCTCGCGACAGTCGCGCTACCAGAGACATCAGGGAAACACGTGAACGAGATACCAAGCTGAAAAAGGATTACGACAATTACTTGAAG GATTCTTTCGAGGAGCGTGATCGCGATCGTGACCGCGAACGTGATCGTGACCGGGACCGGGACCGTGACCGCGTTCGTGAACGAGAGCGTGAACTCGTCGAACGCGATCGTGAACGTGATCGCGATCGTGACCGTGACCGCGAGCGTGAACGCGATCGTGAACGCGACCGTGAACGCGACCGCGAACGTGATCGCGATCGTGACAGGGGAGAACGGGATCGCGATCAGAGGGAAAGATCGgagagcgttgaatggcgggaGGAACGTATCATGCAAGACCGGTCGATTGACAATCGCCGCGACACACAGCGGGACGATCGTGTCGAACGGAACGAGCGGCCGCAGAGACCGGATTCTCGCGACAGTCGCACCTCCAGAGAGTCGAAGACGTCCCTGCGCGAAGACGATTCTCATAAATTGCGCGACTGCAGTTCCTGGGCAAACGAGGTTGCCGATTACGAGGAGAACAAGCGCGACGTTTATATGCACGAGGACAaccgagagagagaacgagatagAAGACAACCCCTCGGACCAGTAACCAAAGAGAGAATCGAGGCGGACGAACTGAAAGGCGAGAAACGTAATTTAACTCAATTGAAACGAGCGAGTTCCGAGCATGATAAGAAGGACTCTGCCAAAGAATCGGCCATCGAGGCGAAGAAGGACGCGGATGTTTGGAGCTGGAAATTAGAAAGGACAAGCGACAACAATCGAACGGTCGATAGAGGCGACAATTCTCCAAAGGCATGGGCAGATGCTGTTTCTCCGACATTCGAGAAGGAAGAGGAGAAAAGCTTGGAAAGTATCAAGAACGATAAGGAGGCCGACGAGCTCAAGCAGAATTTGGAGAAATTGAGCTTGGAGAAAAGAGGGGAAGGTGTATTATTGAACGAGGACACGATGGCGGATCAGCAGGCGAAGGAAGAGAAGCGGGAGAAGAGTATTCGGAATAGAACGAGCAGCGGTGGGTCGAATTCGAGAGCCCGCGAGTCCCGTGGAGGACGTCAATGGGCCGGCAGTTACGGCACGTCGTACGCCAGAGGTGGTGGTTGGCGTAGCTCGGAGTCGAGAGGACGACGAGGTGTGCACAGAACCACCGGCAGGCCAGCTTCGGCTAGAAGCGGCTCCTACGGACACACCGATTCCGAAAACAGCGGCGACGAGATATCCTGCTCGACCGAGTCGGGCAAAGAGGAAAAGAAGTCTGCGAGATCGCCGAAGCCTAATCAAAAAGCGGAAAAGGAGGAGCGGAATCGAGAGGTGTCGAGTCGAGAGGAGAAACGAGCCGATTACTCGCAACCGCAGCCACAGCTACAATCACAGTCTCAAGCTCAAACTCAAACTCAACCGCAGTCTCAACCGCAGCCTCAACCTCAGCCTCAACCGCAGTCGCAACGTAGCGAGAAACGAACCTATGAGAGTAAATCGAACCACGAGGGATTCGCTCCATCTGGGGAACCGTCTCGTCACGGTCGGGGTGGTGTGCGAATGCGAAGCGCTACGAGCACCGGGAATCGCATGGAAGGTTACGGACCGCCCTCCAGTAAGAGTCCTTTTTCCTGCGAACGAACTGGCGACGAGAAGCGGCTAGAACGGCAAGAACGGCAGGAGTCGTCGAGTTCGCTGCGCCAAAATCCAGCTTTGTCGACGCCGATATCCGAAAAAGAGCCGACAGGCCTCGCCTGCTTGCAACTAGAGTCTACCGACGACAAAATCATCGCGAAGCAGCAAGCGCTCACAGCAGGGATCACCGGGAAACGTGCCAAGTCTCCGATTCAACAACCCCAGCAGCAGCATCAACAGGCTCAACAACCCTGTAACAAACAGGATATCAATCACACGAGCAACAATGCCGTTCCGCAGAAGCTGCACGCTCGCAAAGAAGAATCATCACGTTCGAAAAGAACTCGCAGTGCGAGCAGAAGG GGTAGGGATAATCGGGAGTCGCGATATCGCGGCAGCAGCAGCAACGTGTCGAAGCAAAACTCGTCGGACATTGGAAACGAAGACTGGGAGTCGACGTCGGAGAACAGTGAGGAACATGTGGAGGAGCACAAAGAGGTGCGAAACAGCCGCAAACAATTCGGTACACGTACGAATTCCGGCGGCAGCCAGAACGCCGTAGGATCGAACGTGGGACACCCTCGTAGAAACGAGCAGCCACCGGGAGGCAATCAGCGGGAACAGCGAGAAAAGCCCGCAAAGTCTTCCAATTCAACGTCCCGCGCGCCGGGCGCGGAAAAGCGTAACCTGCAGAATTTGGGTTTCGCCAATCAGAAGAATCATGCCAGCAGTATTCCGCCGCTGATGCAGTCCACGCAAGTTCAGAACGGCAGATCGAGAAGTCAGACTTCCGGTGGCGGTAACGCGACGATTTTGAGCAAATCGAGCGCGAAGGACACAACGGTGAACCGCATAGACGAGATCAAGCTGAGCGATCCGAACTTGGTGAACCAAGCTCTGAACGACATGAACAAGAAGTCTCAGATCAAAGAGAAAAAGATAACGCTCGATTACGAAATGGAGCCGAGCAACTGCGCCGAGGATGGCTCGAGCTTAACGGAGAAAAAGTCCATCGATTCTGACGGTTTCCAGGAGGTTCGTTCCAAGAAGAATGTCAAAGAGTCTCGACACGGGCAAAAGGAGGAGACGAAACCGCTGAAACGCGAGAAAGAGAAGGACAGAGAGCGCGATCGTTCGAAGTCGAAGGCGAACGGAGGTGGTTCGCAGACCGCTTCGTCGTTGCAACAAGTGCAGAATGTGCCGTCTCTGTTGAGTCAAACCATTCCACAACCAGCGAGCATGCTGCAAAAGCAGCACGACAGAAGGCGAGGACCGAAGCTCGCGCCCAGATTCCAAAAGCAATTGGCaaagcagcaacaacagcagatGTGCACGTCGGAGCCGAACGATCCTAGTAAACCTAGCAACTCGAGTAACGCCTACAGCGGCAAGGATTCGTCGTCGGGGGGACCGGCGCCGCCGCCCTCTGTCAACGCTTGGGACAAACCGTTCACCAGTCAGCTGCGCTCGACCTCGCCGTCCGCTGTTTCCGCCGATCTTCCATTGATGGCCGGCATGTCGTCGCAGAACGATCACAGTCACGGTCACGGTCACGGTCATGGCCACGGTCACGTACACGTACACGGCCATGGGCACGAAATTAACGAGCAGACGAACTCTGGCAACAGTAGCCAACGAAACTCTCCAAACGGTGAGAAACCCGGCAGCTGCAGTGCCGGAGCTGGCAGCGGTGGCAGTGGAAGCGGAGGTGTCGGAGGAACTGGCAGCGGTGGCAAGACTTTGAAGGAGCAACACTCGGAGAAAAACTCTGTCCCCGATGTTTCTTCGCCGCCCGTCCAGACATTAATCTTCGAGAACACCAATTACTCGAAGACTACGAAGTCCACTCCTTCCGATCTCGCTGTCAAGACCAAGTTTCCCAGTCACATGAAGAaccaacaacaacagcaacgcGTCGAAAAACGCGCGGATTTGGACGATGAGAGCGGTGGCGGCAGCGGGGGACCCTCCGGAATgccacaacaacaacagcaacaacaacagagCCTTCCGGTTGCATTTTCGAATAAGCCGAACGATCTGATGAAAGACAAGAACCAGGAGCCGATTCAAATGCCGTTGTCCTTCAACAAAAACGAGGACAACGCCGACATGAAGTTGGACTTCACGTTCGATTCAGACCTCTCACAGTTAACGGAAGACAAGAACAAGAGCTTGGGAATGGCGCGATCCATGCACATGGCCACCGGCCAGAGCACCATCTCGCCCTCCACCGCCGAGCTCAACTTGAAAATCGCTTCGGTGAAGAAAGTTTGGGAAAACGTGCCGCCGATGCCAACGGTGGTCGAGCACGAGGATGGAAACGTAGTCAGTAGCGCTAACACGTTCCCTCAGGCGTTCGAAAGTGCGGACGTCGACGATAGCTACAGTCCGCACCAACAGtacaatcaaaataacatgaaaAGTGAAATAACCACTTCCACGAACGTGTGCAAG CTGGTTCCCCCGCAGGTGAAGCCGCAGCAACAGTCTTCGGGAAGCAGCAGCGGTCAATCGGGTTCAACGGTTCCCGGACCAAGCCCCATCGGAGCGGGTCAGAGTCCAATTGGTCATCCTCCGGTCAGTCTTCAAGGACCATTGAGCCCTCCTCCGTTCAATTCCACGGGACAACCGTCTCACATCAACTATCAG GAATTTCCTCAATACCCGGCCTCTCAAGCCGCTCAATACGGTAGCATGTCTGCGATACCCTCCCCACCAGCCGTGTTGTTTAACACAGGTTCCGGCCAGCTTCCGGCTCAAGCGGGAGGTCTTTACGGGACGTTTCAATTAGATCAAAGCCGATCTCCTTTTACTCAATACCCGCCGTACGCGCCGTCCCTGCAAAATTCGTTTAGCCAGCAGAACCTCTATTTGCAACAACCACCGCCACCGCCTCCGCACGCGCCAAACGCGCCTACCCCGGAGATGTATCAGAGCAACCTCTCTCAGTATCGCATT ACCGCAGCTGCCGCACCACCGTTTGGACAAAACCAACAGCTCAGCAACAATCCGAATACGGTTCTAATTAGTTCCTCCTCGAATTCTCTGATGTCGGCGAGCGTGAAGCCGTCCTCGCAACCAATCGGCGCCATTGGAACAAAGGCGCCGCATTTTCAAGCACCGTCTGCGCCGCAACCGAATCCA TTGACGTACATACCCTACGATCCGAACCAAGTACTGGGGGTGAGCGGCAGTTACATGGGCAATtcccaattggtacaaagaccCGGTCCAAACGTGCAAGCTTCAGCCAATAGTTACTACAGCGCCACTTCGGCTG ATGTGTTCACCGGTTCGCAAACAGGTTTTTATCAACCGGGTGGCGCCACTCAACAAACCGGCACTCATTACGGAATGCAAGGATTCGGTCAGCACAGCCAGAATTTGGCAACCGGTAGCGCCACACCCGTTGGATTACAAAATTTCAGCTCTGGCTTTTTATCTAGTTCCGGTTTACAGATTGCCGCGGCCGCGGCGGCTCAGCAGTTTCGTAATCCTACCGGTGGACTTCCAGGACCAGCGAACGCTGGTCCCACGTTTCTCAGCAAACATCAGCCACAGGAGCAACCTAGACAATTGAAGAGCCCGTCAGGAAATCAACAAGATGTTCTTGCATCGGTTTTCAGTTCCA CACCACAAATACCATCTCCCAAATCAAGAAACTGTAAACAACAATCTTCGTCCCAACAGCCCCAACCAAGTCCCACACAGCATCACAAATATCAGCAGTATCAAGGCGTTAGTCAATCTGCTTTGGTAAGCAGTTACAGTAACTAC aaatga